Proteins from a genomic interval of Musa acuminata AAA Group cultivar baxijiao chromosome BXJ1-9, Cavendish_Baxijiao_AAA, whole genome shotgun sequence:
- the LOC135593500 gene encoding serine carboxypeptidase-like 51 isoform X1, with the protein MMAKSSSAVSTQLLLLLCCSLLSFELAIAAGTADGSENWGYVEVRPKARMFWWHYRSPQRVDGGSTPWPTVLWLQGGPGGSGVAIGNFQEIGPLDTGLKPRNSTWLHKADLLFVDNPVGTGFSYVEDESLLVKTDVEAAVDLTTLLKKLYGQNKSWQKSPLFIVAESYGGKFAATVGLSIHKAIKAGELKLKLGGVALADSWMSPEDYVFSWGPLLRDVSRLDVKDAEKSNVIAERIRQEIKEGRNVEATNSWRQLEGFISSASNDVDFYNFLLDTASDPLLKTEVQESRKLTMETYATYLSSKAATSAVDTSSFMNGVIREKLKIIPRSVSWGGQSGLVFDSLSNDFMKPRIKEVDELLSLGINVTIYNGQVDLICSTKGTEAWVQKLKWKGLKQFNSMDRKPLYCHGGEQITKGFLKSYQNLHFYWILGAGHFVPVDQPCISLQMIAAITHSPAVSS; encoded by the exons ATGATGGCGAAGTCTTCCTCTGCTGTTTCTACTCAACTGCTGCTTCTCCTGTGctgttctcttctctctttcGAGCTCGCCATCGCCGCTGGCACTGCCGATGGATCTGAGAATTGGGGTTACGTCGAAGTCCGACCGA AGGCGCGCATGTTCTGGTGGCACTACCGGAGCCCGCAAAGAGTCGACGGTGGCTCCACTCCGTGGCCGACAGTGCTGTGGTTGCAGGGTGGACCT GGAGGCTCTGGTGTGGCGATTGGCAATTTCCAAGAGATCGGGCCATTGGACACGGGTTTGAAGCCTCGGAATTCGACATGGCTGCACAAGGCAGACCTTCTGTTTGTC GACAATCCGGTAGGAACAGGATTCAGCTATGTGGAGGACGAGAGCCTCCTCGTGAAGACCGATGTGGAGGCAGCAGTCGACTTGACTACCCTTCTCAAGAAGCTCTACGGCCAGAACAAGTCATGGCAGAAGAGCCCACTCTTCATCGTGGCAGAGTCTTATGGAGGGAAGTTTGCGGCGACCGTCGGCTTGTCGATCCACAAAGCCATTAAAGCCGGCGAATTGAAGCTCAAGCTTGGAG GTGTTGCTTTGGCTGATAGCTGGATGTCACCAGAAGATTATGTG TTCTCCTGGGGACCTCTGCTTCGAGATGTCTCAAGGCTTGACGTTAAAGATGCAGAGAAATCAAACGT TATTGCTGAAAGGATCAGACAAGAGATTAAGGAAGGTCGAAATGTTGAAGCGACGAACTCATGGAGACAGCTGGAGGGCTTCATCAGTTCTGCCAGTAATGATGTT GATTTCTATAATTTCTTATTGGATACGGCGAGTGATCCACTGTTGAAGACGGAGGTCCAGGAATCAAGGAAGCTGACAATGGAGACATATGCAACATATCTGAGCTCCAAGGCTGCCACCTCCGCTGTTGATACTTCAAGCTTCATGAATGGTGTCATCAGAGAAAAGCTGAAGATAATTCCAAGAAGTGTGAG CTGGGGAGGACAGTCCGGTCTCGTGTTTGATTCTCTTTCGAATGATTTCATGAAGCCAAGAATCAAGGAG GTTGATGAGCTTCTTTCCCTGGGAATCAATGTCACCATCTACAATGGACAA GTTGATCTGATTTGTTCAACCAAGGGCACTGAGGCATGGGTTCAGAAGCTGAA ATGGAAGGGGCTAAAGCAATTCAACAGCATGGATAGAAAGCCTTTATATTGCCATGGTGGGGAACAGATAACCAAGGGTTTCCTCAAGTCTTATCAGAACTTGCATTTCTATTGGATCCTTGGAGCTGGACATTTT GTACCTGTGGACCAGCCTTGCATTTCACTGCAGATGATTGCTGCCATCACCCACTCTCCTGCTGTTTCTTCCTAG
- the LOC135593500 gene encoding serine carboxypeptidase-like 51 isoform X2, with product MMAKSSSAVSTQLLLLLCCSLLSFELAIAAGTADGSENWGYVEVRPKARMFWWHYRSPQRVDGGSTPWPTVLWLQGGPGGSGVAIGNFQEIGPLDTGLKPRNSTWLHKADLLFVDNPVGTGFSYVEDESLLVKTDVEAAVDLTTLLKKLYGQNKSWQKSPLFIVAESYGGKFAATVGLSIHKAIKAGELKLKLGGVALADSWMSPEDYVFSWGPLLRDVSRLDVKDAEKSNVIAERIRQEIKEGRNVEATNSWRQLEGFISSASNDVDFYNFLLDTASDPLLKTEVQESRKLTMETYATYLSSKAATSAVDTSSFMNGVIREKLKIIPRSVSWGGQSGLVFDSLSNDFMKPRIKEVDELLSLGINVTIYNGQ from the exons ATGATGGCGAAGTCTTCCTCTGCTGTTTCTACTCAACTGCTGCTTCTCCTGTGctgttctcttctctctttcGAGCTCGCCATCGCCGCTGGCACTGCCGATGGATCTGAGAATTGGGGTTACGTCGAAGTCCGACCGA AGGCGCGCATGTTCTGGTGGCACTACCGGAGCCCGCAAAGAGTCGACGGTGGCTCCACTCCGTGGCCGACAGTGCTGTGGTTGCAGGGTGGACCT GGAGGCTCTGGTGTGGCGATTGGCAATTTCCAAGAGATCGGGCCATTGGACACGGGTTTGAAGCCTCGGAATTCGACATGGCTGCACAAGGCAGACCTTCTGTTTGTC GACAATCCGGTAGGAACAGGATTCAGCTATGTGGAGGACGAGAGCCTCCTCGTGAAGACCGATGTGGAGGCAGCAGTCGACTTGACTACCCTTCTCAAGAAGCTCTACGGCCAGAACAAGTCATGGCAGAAGAGCCCACTCTTCATCGTGGCAGAGTCTTATGGAGGGAAGTTTGCGGCGACCGTCGGCTTGTCGATCCACAAAGCCATTAAAGCCGGCGAATTGAAGCTCAAGCTTGGAG GTGTTGCTTTGGCTGATAGCTGGATGTCACCAGAAGATTATGTG TTCTCCTGGGGACCTCTGCTTCGAGATGTCTCAAGGCTTGACGTTAAAGATGCAGAGAAATCAAACGT TATTGCTGAAAGGATCAGACAAGAGATTAAGGAAGGTCGAAATGTTGAAGCGACGAACTCATGGAGACAGCTGGAGGGCTTCATCAGTTCTGCCAGTAATGATGTT GATTTCTATAATTTCTTATTGGATACGGCGAGTGATCCACTGTTGAAGACGGAGGTCCAGGAATCAAGGAAGCTGACAATGGAGACATATGCAACATATCTGAGCTCCAAGGCTGCCACCTCCGCTGTTGATACTTCAAGCTTCATGAATGGTGTCATCAGAGAAAAGCTGAAGATAATTCCAAGAAGTGTGAG CTGGGGAGGACAGTCCGGTCTCGTGTTTGATTCTCTTTCGAATGATTTCATGAAGCCAAGAATCAAGGAG GTTGATGAGCTTCTTTCCCTGGGAATCAATGTCACCATCTACAATGGACAA TAA